Part of the Nicotiana sylvestris chromosome 2, ASM39365v2, whole genome shotgun sequence genome, AATATtctgtaacgttggcttgcctagcgagtacattgttaggcgtcatcacggtcccgacgatggataatttgggtcgtgacaaatccCCCTAAATAAGTCAACACCATCTTTCTGCATGAATTTTACAGGAGCAAGCAGTACAAGTCCTAAATGTGAACTTCCTGGCGTCATGCAATCGCTGACATTAGTACTTATGCCCTTCAAATGACTTATCAAAATAGTTTTGCCCTTCGAATACTCAAATTGATAGAAATCAGGTCTAAACTGACCTAGTTCTAGACATTAGCTCCTTCATATAAACACTAACGATTTGACCTAGTCTATATACTTATAAATTATGTGACAAAGTAGATTGTACTTTTCACCTCGTCATAATCTCAACTTCATATATAGAGATGCCACTTATGAAGAATTAATATTGTGAAAAGGACATGGAAGATGGAGTTGATCGGGGTAACTTATACGAAAGCATAAACAACGACCATAAGTTATAAAAGGTGCTGTGacacaaggatttgacttatattCGTTATAGTGCGTAATGGAATTTTCGCACTATTAGTACAATCTATAACGTAGAAGGTCACTTGCTTATTTTTTAAGTTATTACTCTATTTGTTATATAGATAATTACATACAATTCTATTTCTATGACCTGATTGTCTAAAAagattattattgttattgtaaGAAATTAAAGCGAAGACAAAATGAAAATGATTAGTTTTATTGTGATGATGGAAATTAATCTTACTATTGATATTCTTTTgtctgctatatatatatatatacaattttaTTTCAATGTCGAGCATGCTTCGGATTAGGTGGATTATTGTTCAGATGCATGGGTTGTTACATACTCCCCTATATCCCTCTTATATTAGTGCACCTTTGACTGGACGTGGAAGTTGGCATTAattatcaaatttcagaaaattgGTTTGGATCTGGAACAATCACATCATATATTACATTCCTTTACTTCTAATTCTCAAGCACTCAGTTTTTTTTCCTCCAAAACAAAGATTTCATATTACCGCATCAACGAACAACAAAGTTCAAATGTACTCTTTGCATCCTGAACAATCCAAGTTGGGAAAAACTTCTCCGAGGAGATGTCCTTCAACAAAGAAATAGAAAATTTAGCTAAATTATGAGCTACTTTGTTTAACTTTCTTGGAATATAAAGAAACTCGACGTGATCAAACATGCTTGATAGCTTCCAAATATCTTCACACAACACTTCTATCTCCCATGAAGTAGCCAGTTATTTTTGAATCATATCAACAACATTCTTAGCATCAGATAAAATGCTATTACACTTTTCCATGCAAGAGTAATAGCACATTCAAGTGCCTTTCTTATGGCAATCGTTTCAGCAGTCATGGTTTTCCTAACATACTGAATTGGGGATCCATGGGCATGAAGCAGTTTTCCAAAGCTATTCAAAGCCGCGACACCAATACTCGCATGTCTATCATCACACTATAATCCTGCGtcagtaaataataaaacatcaTCTTGAAAATTGGTTAGTTTAGGCACAACCTCATTTCTAGTTGAATGTCGTGCAGCGAGGCAACTAGTTAATATATCTTTATATTCTTCATACTCAAAAAGAGCTTTAGAAACAATATCAGTTAGCTCTAACATTTCCTGGTTAAAGCACCAAGCATTCCTACCTTTCCAAATTTGCACATAATATTAACACGCAAACATAATAATTCTGTAGATTCAGGAAAATGCTTAGCATTTAAGAACAAGTTGTACCACCACACAGAAAAGTCAGTCATGTTTTCAATATCAGGCTAATTAATAGGACTCTGTTTCCATACAAGCTGAGATCGGGGACATCTAAATAGAATATGTTCTATATCTTCACTTTCAAGATCACAAATCTTACACGTTTTATCCAGGTTCTGTAATCTTTTAGCTAAGTTACAATTAACGGGCAAAGAGCTAATCACACACTTCCTTAGAAAATGTTTAAGTTTATTTTTAATTTCTAAGTTCCACAAAGAATCCCAGAAACTTTTAGGAAAAGAATGACAACTCGTCTGGGCTTCCGAATTCCTAATAGTCCTACCCACCAAATCCTTTGCTAAATAGTAACCTGACTTAACTTCAGAGTTTTCAAATTTTGAGTGATGCCACAGTAATCTATCATTAAGACCTATAATGGATATTGGAATAGACAAATTTGCATCTACATCTTCAGGTTCAAAGGTCGTACTTATCTTATGAAGTTTCCAGGTATGCGTATCTTCGTCAATTAAGTCGGCAACCTTAAGATCTAAATTGTTTTGCATTTGAATACTTTTTGGAGTAAAACCATTATTTCTTGGGATCCAAGGATCTGTCCAAACATTTATATTTTTCCCATCAGATATCCTCCACCTTAGTTTAGTAACTAATAGATCTCTTCCCCACAAAATACTTCTCCAGCTCCATTATCCAGTAGATGGTGTAGAAGCGTCAAGAAAAGTTGAGTGTGGAAAACTTTTGCTTTTAATTACTCTTGCTAACAACGAATCCGGGTACGACAATATACGCCAAGCTTGTTTAGCTAACAAAGCCATATTGAAAGCCTTTAAGTCCCTAAATCCTAAGCCCCCTCTTGATTTAGAATCACATAATCTTTCCCATTAGTCAAAATGCATCTTCCTTTTATCCTCGGTTTGTCCCCACCAAAAGTTAGAAAAAAGAGATGTAATCTCCTTGCACAGACCATCAGGGAGTTGGAATCAAGACAAGGCATAGGTAGGGATTGCTGCAAGTACAGATTTAAGCATTACTTCTTTCCCTACTGTACTTAAAAGATTTCCCTTCCATCCTTTTATTTGTGTCTTGACTCTATCCTTAATAAACTCTAACATCTTCTTTTTTTAGCGTCCCACGATAGCTGGTAATCCTAAATACATACCCATCTCATTTCTTTGTTGTTGTCCAAGTAAGGAACATATCTCTACTTTCTCCACCTCCGTTACATTTTTACTAAAACAAATAGCTGATTTATCTAAATTAACCACTTGCCCAGAACTTTGCTCATACTTTCTTAGAATCTCAGCTACATGGACTACATTGTGAGCGTTAGCTGAACAGAATATAAAAGAGTCATCTGCGAAAAATAAGTGAGTTAAGCTCGACCCGTGTCTATTTAACTTTAAACCTTGAATTTCATTTTGAGTTCCAGAAATCTTCAACAAAGTAGAGAAACCTTCTGCACATATTAAAAATAGATAAGGTGATAGCGGATCTCCTTGTCATATTCCTCTAGTTGTCCTAACTGATCCAACTACCTCCCCATTTATATTAAAACTATAAGTAGGGGTAGAAATACATTGCATAATCCATTCTACAAATCTGGCATGAAAACCCATTTGCAAAAGCATTTTTTGGATATATATCCATCCAATTCCATCGCCATAAATTTCTCTCTACCTCTGTGTTTATCTTTTAGAAAATACATAAATTCATGTGCTAAGATAATATTATCAATTATTTGTCTACGTCCAACGAAAGCTGCTTGAGTCGGAGATATAACCTTAGTTAAATGATTTTTCATTCTCGTAGCAAGAATTTTTGTAATAATTTTATAAAGAGTAGAACATAAACTTATGGGTCTAAATTGCGATACCAAAGTAGGGCTTTTAACTTTAGGTACTAGAGTGATTAAAGTATGGTTCCACGAAGGAATTAGGTATCTTGTAGTGAAGAAACTATTAATATCTTCATAAATCTCCTTTTATATAATATTCTAATATCTTTGAAAAAATAAAGGAGTCATTCCATCTACACCTGGGGCTTTAAGAGGATGCATAGCGAATACCGCATTCTTTACTTCCTCTTCACTAACATCTTTTATGACTCGATTTATAGAGTCACTAATCGTTACATTGACATGATTTAGAATACTTTCGAAATTTGTCGGGTTAGATGTAGAGAATAATGTATCATAATATGTCTCAACTTCTTGAACTATTTCAGTTTGATCATTCATCCACCTCCCTTCAGATGTTTGAAAACCCCTAAttatatttcttcttcttctttgtaagGTTGCCATGTGAAAATAGGACGTATTTTTATTGTCATCCAGCAACCATAAGGCTCTAGACTTTTGTTTCCAGAAAATCTCTTCTTCTTTGTAAACTTGGCTTTGTTGGTTTAAGACTGTGTAAGCTTCCCCACTTCCAATCATTCTTATTCTTTTGGTTTTCACTTCAACCCCCTAGAATTACAACAGCATCGATCATTCCTAGATGGCACATGCCTTCTTTATCTCAAATGGTATTTTATGCAGAGATTCTACTTCAAATTTATAGGTTTTGAACAATAAGAGAAAAGTGACGTAGaattgttttataattatttttctcTGACTTCTCTCTATAATCTCTCTCTAAGCTACAATGCAATCTACTGGCCTACCCCGCCCACCTGCCCCACCTAACCCAATTCATAATATTTCGACAACTCACCTACTCAATCCTACTAACACCAATCTCCCACCTACAAACCTTCACGTAACGGATATTACCACCGTGACAAACCAAATATCCACCATCTCACCCAAAGCAACAGAGACCACCAGAAATAGGACCAATACAACCAATGAGACCAAAAATCACCCCACATCTTCACCTTAAATAACTTACCAGCCCAACCAAAGATTTCTTCAAACTTTGATCGACCTCCTCCACAGACTGACAAAACCTTGGAGAACACTATCGATCAACACCAGCTAGCCCCTCAAACTACCAATACACAACCGAATGAGAACCCACCAGTCCAAAATTCTTCACAGAGTAACATGCAGCTTGGGAGAGGCCCACCTGTGGGTTACTGTTCAGACGAAATTGCCATTACTGAACAACGGAAATCCACCAATCGAAATACGACAGGGCACTCATTTAGGTAAACCTGCGGGTTTTTTTTTCTACCGAGGATTACTTTGTAAATCTAGCAAACGAATGCAAACTTACTATTATAAGTAAGTTTTATAGAGGGAAACCTACAATGGAGGAAATCAGAAAAGTTTTCATCCAGCAATTCCATTTAACTGGTTCAGTTAAGATTGCTTACTTTGATCCGAAACATGTGTATATCAAATTTTCCAATGAAGTTGATTACAAACACATCCTCTTCAAGGAATACATTGATATTGTAGAGGCTCCAATGAAAATCCTAAAATGGACTCCAAATTTTAAACCGGAGGAAGAGACGTCCATTGTTCCAGACTGGATTTTAATTCACCAGCTACTATGGCATTTGTTCAACTAGCAAGTTATTTCAAAATTAGTAACAGAGGTGGGAGTTGTAGTTGCTCCTGATCAGGCGACATATTCTAAGTCTAGAGGAAATGTCGCCAAAGTAAAAGTTGAAATTAATTTGTTGAAACCAAAATTGGATCAGATATGGCTTGGTTACAAAAGGCTTGACGGATCAGATGATGGAAAATGGCTTGAAATTGAATATGAAAAGGTTTCAAGCTACTGCTTATATTGCAAGATGCAAGTACACCACGAAAGTCAATGTAGAAACAATATCAGGGATGAGAGGATAAAATTACAAAGGGAAGAACAAACCAAAAAGGAGGAGAATGTGAACAAAGATGAAGATGATTTTCAAACTGTCAAGAGTAAAAGAGGATCAAAGATAAAGAATGTAACTTCAAACTATCGGTAAGGCACAGGAGTGAATCGAAATAATTCCTCACATGATGAAGTAAAGGGGCAGACAATTCCATCAGGACAACAACACAACATGGAAGTTAACAGAGGTAGTAATGTTCAAGAAGTACCAACCAACCATAACAATAAGCAAAATAAGGGTATTACCATTAAAGAACATAGCATTCCTCAGCAGCTCCCTCGACTTGAGGAGGTgtctggaaaaggaaaagaaaaatgtgGAGAAAAAGTAAGAGCGGCCACTCAGGAGATTGTGGGTTGTaccaagaaaaaaagaggaatagAAAGAAGAAACCAGTTAACGAACATGAGATAGGTGGAGTGTTGGAACTGGAAGGAGATAAAGACCAACCAGATCCCATGAAACAAGATATGAGCACAAAGAGTGATAAAATTGATAATGTGAAACAAATGGAAGTGGCGCAAACATCAAACCAAAAAGAGAAGCCAAATGTGTTCAACTCACAAAATGTTGAAGCAACCTATGACATAGACCGCGGAGAAATCCAAAGTAATTATTTGAAGCTTATCAGTGGCACAAACTTGGAAGAGGAGCAGAATAGTAATTATGTATATGATTTAAAACATGGACAACAATCTGATtcttcagaagaagaagaagagagtagCTCAAAAGACATGGACTATGCTGATGAAGAGAGCTCAGAAGCAAGTGAGGAGTATGCTAGTGTTGACAGTGAAGAGATATACAGTGATGATTAAGCTGATACTCTGATGGATCCTCCTCGAGATAATAGTGATGATCATGCAGACATTCtagttgatacattttgtactcaATCATTAGTGGATATTGTTGTGACATCAGAGTTGGACACCATCGATAACAAAGCTCATCTTTCGACTAGGGGTAGAGGTAGGGGAAGAGGCAACACTAGAGGCGGCAGAAAAACAATAAGAGGAAGGGGTGGTAGACACTCTACACATCAGCTTGTGAAAACCTCATAGGAACTACACCTTTCCAAATAATTTAATGATTAAGTCcctattttggaatatcaggagCATCAATTCTAATGGTTCTCTTGAGAGACTTAAGCAATTGATTAGATCACAAAAACTTCCTTTTGTAGCTCTATGTGAACCTTTTTGTAAAGCTACTAAATTGGACAAATACAAAAGAATTTTAGGATATGCAAATGCTTATGCCAACAGTAATAGTCAAA contains:
- the LOC138884163 gene encoding uncharacterized protein; amino-acid sequence: MWRKSKSGHSGDCGLYQEKKRNRKKKPVNEHEIGGVLELEGDKDQPDPMKQDMSTKSDKIDNVKQMEVAQTSNQKEKPNVFNSQNVEATYDIDRGEIQSNYLKLISGTNLEEEQNSNYVYDLKHGQQSDSSEEEEESSSKDMDYADEESSEASEEYASVDSEEIYSDD